One stretch of Roseimicrobium sp. ORNL1 DNA includes these proteins:
- the purM gene encoding phosphoribosylformylglycinamidine cyclo-ligase, whose translation MSQDAESFYTASSTHKHAEPPKGHTYKQAGVDIREAAALVGDIGQLVKRTQKQRQLAGAFGLFAAAYDLSAYKHPVIVTGCDGVGTKLELLLKHDLLENAGKDLVAMNVNDVLTTGADPILFLDYVGVGRLAKDKITRCIAGMVEYLEACGCILAGGETAEMPGMVPEGVIELSGFAIGAAEKGSLIDPTTIQKGDVLVGFPSAGFHANGFSLVRRVIEAEKLELTDEEYQTLLLPTRLYHEEAAALRKNVPSLRAMSHVTGGGLPENLGRLMVFGGHGAHVRVPRWQNAVVQKILAHADEKDAFDTFNMGFGWVAIVAKEDADKALACGQGAVVLGEVDGSGEVTVELV comes from the coding sequence ATGTCCCAAGACGCTGAATCCTTCTACACCGCTTCCTCCACCCACAAGCACGCCGAGCCGCCGAAGGGCCACACCTACAAGCAGGCTGGGGTGGACATTCGCGAGGCGGCAGCGCTGGTGGGAGACATCGGTCAGCTCGTGAAGCGCACGCAGAAGCAGCGCCAGCTCGCCGGGGCCTTCGGCCTCTTCGCTGCTGCGTATGATCTCAGCGCGTACAAGCACCCGGTGATCGTGACCGGTTGCGATGGCGTGGGCACCAAGCTGGAACTCTTGCTGAAGCACGACCTCCTGGAGAATGCGGGCAAGGACCTCGTGGCCATGAACGTGAATGACGTGCTGACCACGGGTGCGGATCCCATCCTTTTCCTGGACTACGTAGGCGTGGGCAGGCTGGCCAAGGACAAAATCACCCGCTGCATCGCCGGCATGGTGGAGTACCTCGAAGCTTGCGGCTGCATCCTCGCCGGTGGTGAAACCGCCGAAATGCCCGGCATGGTTCCCGAGGGCGTGATTGAACTCAGCGGCTTTGCCATCGGCGCCGCGGAGAAGGGCAGCCTGATTGATCCCACGACCATCCAGAAGGGAGACGTGCTGGTCGGTTTCCCCAGCGCCGGCTTCCATGCGAACGGCTTCAGCCTCGTGCGCCGCGTAATTGAGGCGGAAAAGCTGGAACTGACGGATGAGGAGTACCAGACGCTCCTCCTGCCCACCCGCCTGTATCATGAAGAGGCGGCGGCTCTGCGAAAGAATGTGCCCAGCCTGCGCGCCATGTCCCACGTCACGGGCGGCGGTCTGCCAGAGAACCTTGGTCGCCTGATGGTCTTCGGCGGTCACGGCGCCCACGTGCGCGTGCCGCGCTGGCAGAATGCCGTGGTGCAGAAGATTCTCGCGCACGCGGACGAGAAGGACGCTTTTGACACCTTCAACATGGGCTTCGGCTGGGTCGCCATTGTAGCCAAGGAAGATGCGGACAAGGCTCTGGCCTGCGGTCAGGGTGCGGTGGTGCTTGGAGAGGTCGACGGCAGCGGCGAGGTGACCGTGGAACTGGTGTAA
- a CDS encoding zinc metallopeptidase has product MLLILPIILLILAIGISRFALQRYEQGITLGAKQTVPGALTAGEAARLFLDEHEATDVKIVEHNAMVSDYFDPERRVLFLNKKVMQGTDAASWSIALHEAAHATQKGEEKKALLWRLGNIRLARYAPAIIGIAAIILAFVKRAPRPAIFACGVAFFLIALVNAMSMAVEYNASQRVSAWLERKLRRHADMLDLFQRILPRVAWRDTGALIRSPMYLLFGMLPVGGRMRPK; this is encoded by the coding sequence ATGCTGCTTATTCTTCCCATCATCCTGCTCATTCTCGCGATCGGCATCTCGAGGTTTGCCCTGCAACGGTATGAGCAGGGGATCACGCTGGGGGCAAAGCAGACAGTGCCCGGTGCGCTGACGGCCGGGGAAGCTGCGCGCTTGTTTTTGGACGAGCATGAGGCCACCGATGTGAAGATTGTGGAGCACAACGCCATGGTATCGGACTATTTCGACCCTGAGCGACGGGTGTTGTTTCTGAACAAAAAGGTGATGCAGGGCACGGATGCAGCATCATGGTCCATCGCTCTGCACGAGGCGGCTCATGCCACGCAGAAGGGTGAGGAGAAGAAGGCGCTCCTCTGGAGGTTGGGAAATATCCGTCTCGCACGCTACGCGCCTGCCATCATCGGGATCGCGGCCATCATCCTTGCGTTCGTGAAACGCGCCCCGCGCCCTGCCATCTTTGCCTGCGGTGTTGCCTTCTTCTTGATCGCCCTGGTCAATGCCATGAGCATGGCAGTGGAGTACAATGCCTCCCAACGCGTCTCGGCGTGGCTGGAGCGCAAACTGCGCCGGCACGCAGACATGCTGGATCTCTTCCAGCGCATCCTGCCGCGCGTGGCCTGGCGCGACACGGGCGCTCTGATTCGCTCACCGATGTACCTGCTCTTTGGCATGCTTCCGGTGGGCGGAAGGATGAGGCCGAAGTGA
- a CDS encoding YHS domain-containing protein, which produces MKTLLSVLAASFVLATTASAVEPVNAQCPVCNKNVRLIFHSTFKGQRVAFATAECKDKFDKSPTKYAVKAK; this is translated from the coding sequence ATGAAAACACTTCTTTCAGTGCTTGCTGCTTCCTTCGTGCTCGCCACTACCGCGTCCGCTGTGGAACCCGTGAATGCCCAGTGCCCAGTCTGTAACAAGAATGTGCGCCTCATTTTCCACAGCACCTTCAAAGGCCAGCGCGTGGCCTTCGCGACGGCAGAATGCAAGGACAAGTTCGACAAGTCCCCCACGAAGTATGCGGTGAAGGCGAAGTAA
- a CDS encoding multidrug efflux RND transporter permease subunit produces MNFAKFFIDRPIFAAVLSIVITLTGYIALTSLPVEQYPEVAPPTVVVTATYPGANPQVVSETVANPIEQEINGVENMLYMSSACTADGVCTVTITFKLGTNLDMAQVQVQNRVSIALAKLPEEVRRIGVTTVKQSPSLAMVVHLLSPDDTYDSLYVGNYAFLNVKDHLARLPGVGSVQVFGARDYSMRVWLDPELISGRNMTASDVVNAIREQNVQVAAGVLGAQPSPPGTQYQLTVTTQGRLIEASEFENIIIKRGENGQVTRVKDVARVELAARDYNLDSYLNGKPAAALVLFQLPGSNSLETRHAVGEKMDELAKNFPPGLKYDIVYDTTIFTQKSIDAVIHTFVEALLLVVLVVIVFLQSWRASLIPLLAVPVSIVGTFLVMKLFGFSLNNLTLFGLVLAIGIVVDDAIVVVENVERNMALGLSPLAAARRAMEEVSGPVIAVAVVLTAVFVPTAFISGLTGQFYRQFALTIAVSTIISAFNSLTLSPALSAILLKPHHAKPDWFQRSINFAFGWFFKGFNWFFERFSGGYAGFVRRTLRFSAIALVLYGGLLWMTGSLFNKVPSGFVPNADKGFLIAFAALPDGASLERTREVILKMGETARKIPGVVNTVEFPGFSLVAGGNMPNHGSIFIGLEDYDKRAGDPNKSLNVILGKMMAEYSQIQEAYCLSFPTPPVDGIGMAGGFKLQIKDNTGQGKDALAGAAFNMMMKANSLPGLTSVITTIRPNVPQIYVEVDRTKAKSMGVKLADVFDTLQICLGSLYVNDFNRFGRTYQVTAQADAKFRLAPSDITKLKVRNDQGEMVPLGTLVKVTETTGLDLAKRYNTASTADLQGATLPGTSSGTAIAMLEKLAKDELPKGFTIEWTELYLQEILAGNSALVIFPLCVIFVFLALAAQYESWTLPLAIILIVPMCILSALVGVMLRGMDNNIFTQIGLVVLVGLASKNAILIVEFAKQLEDQGKSITEAAIEASRLRLRPILMTSFAFILGVLPLVLAEGAGSEMRQALGTAVFSGMVGVTFFGLILTPVFYVVIRKLFSRKKKPADEVHPSSHEPVALSDSSSTSQSPEPA; encoded by the coding sequence ATGAATTTTGCCAAGTTCTTCATCGACCGGCCCATCTTCGCCGCGGTGCTCTCGATCGTGATCACCCTTACGGGTTATATCGCGCTCACCTCCCTGCCCGTCGAGCAGTACCCTGAAGTGGCTCCGCCGACCGTGGTGGTGACCGCGACCTATCCGGGCGCCAACCCGCAGGTGGTGTCCGAGACGGTGGCCAACCCCATCGAGCAGGAAATCAACGGGGTGGAGAACATGCTGTACATGTCCTCCGCTTGTACGGCGGACGGCGTTTGCACGGTGACCATCACCTTCAAGCTGGGCACAAACCTCGATATGGCGCAGGTCCAGGTGCAGAACCGCGTGTCCATCGCGCTGGCGAAGCTGCCTGAGGAGGTACGCCGCATCGGTGTGACCACCGTGAAGCAGTCGCCCAGCCTCGCGATGGTGGTGCACTTGCTCTCACCGGATGACACTTATGACAGTCTCTATGTGGGGAACTACGCCTTCCTGAACGTGAAGGACCACCTCGCGCGTCTCCCGGGCGTGGGCTCGGTGCAGGTGTTCGGCGCACGTGACTACTCCATGCGCGTCTGGCTGGATCCGGAGCTCATCTCAGGTCGCAACATGACTGCCAGCGACGTGGTGAATGCCATTCGCGAGCAGAACGTGCAGGTGGCTGCGGGCGTGCTCGGCGCGCAACCCTCCCCTCCCGGAACCCAGTACCAGCTTACGGTCACCACCCAGGGCCGTCTCATCGAGGCCTCGGAGTTTGAGAACATCATCATCAAGCGTGGTGAAAACGGCCAGGTCACGCGTGTGAAGGATGTGGCCCGCGTGGAACTCGCGGCTCGTGACTACAACCTCGACTCCTACCTGAATGGGAAACCTGCGGCAGCCCTGGTGCTCTTCCAGCTTCCCGGTTCCAACTCGCTCGAAACCCGTCACGCGGTCGGCGAGAAGATGGATGAGCTGGCGAAGAACTTCCCGCCCGGCCTGAAGTACGACATCGTGTATGACACCACGATCTTCACCCAGAAGTCCATCGATGCGGTGATTCACACCTTCGTGGAAGCACTGCTGCTGGTGGTGCTGGTGGTGATTGTCTTCCTGCAATCGTGGCGTGCCTCACTCATCCCGCTGCTTGCAGTGCCAGTGTCCATCGTAGGCACCTTCCTGGTCATGAAACTGTTCGGCTTCTCGCTGAACAACCTGACCCTCTTCGGCCTGGTGCTCGCCATCGGTATTGTGGTGGATGACGCCATCGTGGTGGTGGAAAACGTCGAACGAAACATGGCGCTCGGCCTGTCCCCGCTGGCCGCTGCGCGAAGGGCCATGGAGGAAGTGAGCGGCCCGGTCATTGCCGTGGCCGTGGTGCTCACCGCGGTGTTCGTGCCCACCGCCTTCATCTCCGGCCTGACGGGACAGTTCTACCGGCAGTTCGCGTTGACGATTGCGGTCTCGACCATCATCTCCGCCTTCAACTCGCTCACGCTTTCGCCCGCGCTGAGCGCCATCCTTCTGAAGCCGCACCACGCGAAGCCGGACTGGTTCCAGCGCAGCATCAACTTTGCGTTTGGCTGGTTCTTCAAGGGCTTCAACTGGTTCTTCGAGCGCTTTTCGGGTGGCTACGCCGGCTTCGTGCGCCGTACGCTTCGTTTCTCCGCCATCGCCCTCGTACTCTACGGCGGCCTGCTCTGGATGACGGGCAGCCTCTTCAACAAGGTGCCGTCCGGATTCGTGCCGAACGCGGACAAGGGCTTCCTCATTGCCTTTGCAGCACTGCCGGATGGCGCATCGCTGGAGCGCACGCGTGAAGTGATCCTGAAGATGGGTGAGACAGCCCGCAAGATTCCCGGAGTGGTCAACACCGTCGAGTTCCCCGGCTTCTCCCTCGTGGCAGGCGGCAACATGCCCAACCACGGCTCCATTTTCATCGGCCTGGAGGACTATGACAAACGTGCGGGTGATCCCAACAAGAGTCTGAATGTCATCCTTGGCAAGATGATGGCGGAGTACTCCCAGATCCAGGAAGCCTACTGCCTGAGCTTCCCCACACCACCCGTGGACGGCATCGGTATGGCGGGCGGATTCAAGCTCCAGATCAAGGATAACACGGGCCAGGGCAAGGACGCGCTGGCAGGCGCCGCCTTCAACATGATGATGAAGGCCAACAGCCTTCCCGGCCTCACCAGCGTCATCACGACCATCCGGCCCAACGTTCCGCAGATCTACGTGGAGGTGGACCGCACCAAGGCCAAGAGCATGGGCGTGAAACTCGCCGATGTGTTCGACACGCTGCAGATCTGCCTGGGCTCTCTGTATGTGAATGATTTCAACCGCTTCGGCCGCACGTACCAGGTCACGGCGCAGGCGGATGCCAAGTTCCGCCTTGCCCCCAGTGACATCACGAAACTGAAGGTCCGCAATGACCAGGGCGAGATGGTGCCCCTGGGCACACTGGTGAAAGTGACCGAGACCACGGGTCTGGACCTTGCCAAACGTTACAACACGGCTTCGACGGCAGACTTGCAGGGCGCCACCCTTCCCGGCACGTCCTCCGGCACAGCCATCGCCATGCTGGAGAAGCTCGCGAAGGACGAGCTGCCCAAGGGCTTCACCATCGAGTGGACGGAACTCTACCTTCAGGAGATTCTCGCGGGAAACAGCGCACTCGTCATCTTCCCCCTGTGCGTGATTTTCGTCTTCCTCGCGCTGGCGGCGCAGTACGAAAGCTGGACACTGCCCCTGGCCATCATCCTGATTGTGCCCATGTGCATCCTCTCCGCCCTCGTGGGCGTGATGTTGCGAGGCATGGACAACAACATCTTCACCCAGATCGGTCTGGTGGTGCTGGTGGGTCTGGCTTCGAAAAACGCGATCCTGATCGTGGAATTCGCCAAACAGCTGGAAGATCAGGGCAAGTCGATTACTGAGGCTGCCATTGAAGCTTCGCGACTACGTTTGCGCCCCATCTTGATGACCAGCTTCGCCTTCATCCTCGGGGTGCTCCCACTTGTGCTCGCGGAGGGTGCCGGATCGGAAATGCGCCAGGCACTGGGCACGGCGGTCTTCTCCGGCATGGTGGGCGTCACGTTCTTCGGCCTGATCCTTACTCCGGTGTTTTATGTGGTGATACGGAAACTCTTCAGCCGAAAGAAAAAGCCGGCTGATGAGGTACATCCGTCATCCCACGAGCCTGTGGCCCTCTCCGATTCTTCCTCAACTTCGCAATCCCCCGAGCCCGCCTGA
- a CDS encoding efflux transporter outer membrane subunit has product MKTSHLVSITLLPAMLASCNVGPKFTSPETKTDARFASSKKETSFSADTEVATWWRKFQDSKLNSLIDRAFANSPDLRIAAARVDEARALHTAARFDYFPTVTSDASYLNQRSSLAQAGPGRSRSLELYDVGLDGFYEVDFWGRVRNNNKAALAELGTAEALRRDALVLLASDVASNYMQLRGLQNELGVAERNAANQRDTLKLTESLLQGGRGTELDTSRARAQLNSTLAAIPVIESAIRRNIHRISVLTGQQPQVLLDELLKSKPMPTLPSIVRVGSPAELLRRRPDIRAAEFQIEAATARVGVATADLFPRVTFNGRVALQAETFSGLAKSGADAYSFGPSISWAAFDLGRVKAGIDASKARNVQSIAQYEQAVLGALEETENAMTSFGRQRARRDFLREASSASQQAAKLARERYQNGVADFLTVLDAERVMLEAESRQAESETLTAVALVAIYKSLGGGWETNGRVSAK; this is encoded by the coding sequence ATGAAGACCAGTCACCTTGTGTCGATCACCCTTTTGCCGGCGATGCTTGCCTCGTGCAACGTCGGCCCCAAATTCACCAGTCCCGAGACCAAGACCGACGCCCGGTTCGCCAGCAGCAAGAAGGAGACGTCCTTCAGCGCAGACACCGAAGTGGCCACCTGGTGGAGGAAATTCCAGGATTCGAAGCTCAACAGCCTGATCGACCGCGCCTTTGCCAACAGCCCGGATCTGCGCATCGCCGCCGCCCGTGTGGATGAGGCCCGCGCCCTGCATACAGCCGCCCGGTTCGACTACTTCCCCACGGTCACCTCCGACGCGAGCTACCTCAATCAGCGCAGCAGCCTTGCTCAAGCCGGTCCCGGCCGCAGCCGCAGCCTGGAACTCTATGATGTGGGCCTGGATGGCTTCTATGAAGTCGACTTCTGGGGACGTGTGCGCAACAACAACAAGGCCGCGCTCGCCGAACTCGGCACTGCCGAAGCCCTCCGCCGTGACGCACTCGTGCTGCTCGCCTCTGATGTGGCCAGCAACTACATGCAGCTTCGCGGCCTGCAGAACGAACTCGGCGTGGCCGAGCGCAACGCCGCCAACCAGCGCGACACGCTCAAGCTCACCGAAAGCCTACTCCAGGGTGGTCGTGGCACGGAGCTCGACACCTCCCGTGCTCGTGCCCAGCTGAACTCCACGCTCGCGGCCATCCCGGTTATCGAGAGCGCCATCCGCCGAAACATCCACCGCATCAGCGTGCTCACGGGTCAACAGCCCCAGGTGCTGCTCGACGAGCTGCTCAAGAGCAAGCCGATGCCCACCCTGCCGAGCATTGTGCGCGTGGGCAGCCCTGCTGAGCTTCTTCGCCGCCGACCGGACATCCGTGCTGCCGAGTTCCAGATCGAGGCCGCCACCGCTCGCGTGGGCGTGGCCACCGCCGACCTCTTCCCCCGTGTGACCTTCAACGGTCGCGTGGCCCTGCAGGCCGAGACCTTCTCCGGTCTCGCCAAGTCCGGTGCAGATGCCTACAGCTTCGGCCCCAGCATCTCCTGGGCTGCCTTTGACCTTGGCCGCGTGAAGGCCGGGATCGATGCCAGCAAGGCCCGCAACGTGCAGAGCATCGCCCAATACGAGCAGGCCGTGCTGGGCGCCCTGGAAGAAACGGAAAACGCCATGACCTCCTTTGGCCGTCAGCGCGCTCGCCGTGACTTCCTGCGTGAAGCTTCGTCCGCCTCGCAGCAGGCCGCCAAGCTCGCCCGTGAACGCTATCAGAATGGTGTGGCCGACTTCCTCACCGTGCTCGACGCCGAGCGCGTGATGCTGGAAGCCGAGAGCCGTCAGGCCGAGAGCGAAACCCTCACTGCCGTGGCTCTGGTGGCCATCTACAAGTCACTGGGCGGCGGTTGGGAAACCAACGGCCGGGTGAGCGCGAAGTAA
- a CDS encoding YHS domain-containing protein, translating into MKKLLCLAFAISGVASAAPVNKTCPVGSRPVRTDITSTYQGKEIAFCCNKCKAKFDAEPAKYAGSVK; encoded by the coding sequence ATGAAAAAATTGCTCTGCCTCGCTTTTGCCATCTCTGGTGTCGCCTCCGCCGCGCCTGTGAATAAGACCTGCCCCGTGGGCTCCCGCCCTGTCCGTACGGACATCACCAGCACCTACCAGGGCAAGGAAATCGCCTTCTGCTGCAACAAGTGCAAAGCGAAGTTCGACGCGGAGCCTGCCAAGTATGCTGGCAGCGTGAAGTAG
- a CDS encoding amidophosphoribosyltransferase, translating to MSDPIRHECGLAVVRLLKPLAYYEQKYKSPLWGLDRLHGLMLKQRNRGQDGMGIGCCKLDMQPGQPYMFRVRSSKSNSLEEVFGEVMDDYKDIARKVNKQRKTAAEDAMSRSNGKPEYLKFEHDPRAIKDQFEFGGEVLIGHLRYGTSGSFGKASCHPYLRRSNWPTRSLMVLGNFNMTNVRELNDLMRERGQHPVVDTDTQTVLEEIGFHLDEAHTDLYRELRETLTGVEIPAEISKRLDVAQVISDSAAGWDGGYAIAGVIGNGDSFVMRDPHAIRPCFYVKTDEYIAFASERAALRSVFELDEEDTHELPAAHVAVIKSDGEFSIQPFTQPLEPRPCSFERIYFSRGNDASIYHDRKALGEVLVPQLLDAVGHDLKHTVVSFIPNTAETAFYGFMDGLRKQRRLQVKRELMEMWASGNLDEDRIDDLILKNWPRSEKMAHKDIKSRTFIAQEEGRDLLVSSVYDITYGVVEPSDNLVVLDDSIVRGTTLKQSILRILSRTNPKRILVVSTAPQIRYPDCYGIDMSELGKFIAFQAAIALLQDNLQHDVIERTYDLCLKEVKKPAAEQVNHVKDIYKNFTNEQISAKIAELVSPKGNGWHGEVKIIYQSIENLHLALGPNAGDWYFSGDYPTPGGNAIANEAYIRYKRGQGGRPTDLFTTEP from the coding sequence ATGAGCGACCCTATCCGGCACGAGTGCGGCCTCGCCGTTGTGCGGCTCCTGAAGCCGCTGGCATACTACGAGCAAAAATACAAGAGCCCTCTCTGGGGCCTCGACCGACTGCACGGGCTGATGCTCAAGCAGCGCAATCGCGGCCAGGACGGCATGGGCATCGGCTGCTGCAAGCTGGACATGCAGCCCGGCCAGCCCTACATGTTCCGCGTTCGCTCCAGCAAGAGCAACTCGCTGGAAGAGGTCTTCGGCGAGGTGATGGACGACTACAAGGACATCGCCCGGAAGGTAAACAAGCAGCGCAAGACGGCCGCTGAGGACGCGATGAGCCGTAGCAACGGGAAGCCCGAGTACCTGAAGTTTGAGCACGACCCGAGGGCGATCAAAGACCAGTTCGAGTTCGGTGGTGAAGTGTTGATCGGCCACCTGCGGTACGGCACCAGTGGCAGCTTTGGCAAAGCCTCCTGCCATCCCTACCTCCGCCGCAGCAACTGGCCCACCCGCAGCCTGATGGTGCTGGGGAACTTCAACATGACGAATGTCCGCGAGCTCAACGACCTCATGCGTGAGCGCGGCCAGCACCCCGTGGTGGACACGGACACACAGACAGTGCTGGAGGAAATCGGCTTCCATCTTGATGAGGCTCACACGGACCTCTACCGCGAACTCCGCGAGACCCTCACGGGCGTGGAGATTCCCGCGGAAATCAGCAAGCGTCTCGATGTGGCGCAGGTCATCAGTGACTCAGCCGCTGGCTGGGATGGTGGCTACGCGATTGCCGGCGTGATCGGCAACGGCGACTCCTTTGTCATGCGTGACCCGCATGCCATCCGCCCCTGCTTCTACGTGAAGACGGATGAGTACATCGCCTTCGCCAGCGAGCGCGCTGCGTTGCGCTCCGTCTTTGAGCTTGATGAAGAGGACACCCACGAACTCCCCGCGGCGCATGTGGCCGTGATCAAGAGTGACGGTGAGTTCTCCATCCAGCCCTTCACGCAGCCGCTGGAGCCGCGTCCATGCTCGTTTGAGCGCATCTATTTCTCGAGAGGAAACGACGCGAGCATCTACCACGATCGCAAAGCGTTGGGAGAGGTGCTCGTGCCGCAGCTTCTGGATGCTGTGGGACATGACTTGAAACACACCGTGGTGAGCTTCATCCCGAACACGGCGGAGACCGCCTTCTACGGGTTCATGGATGGCTTGCGCAAGCAGCGTCGGCTTCAGGTGAAGCGTGAGCTGATGGAGATGTGGGCGAGTGGCAACCTCGATGAGGATCGCATCGACGATCTCATCCTGAAGAACTGGCCACGCAGCGAAAAGATGGCGCACAAGGACATCAAGAGCCGCACATTTATCGCCCAGGAAGAGGGCCGCGATCTGCTGGTCTCTTCCGTGTATGACATCACCTACGGGGTGGTGGAGCCCTCGGACAACCTCGTGGTGCTGGATGACTCCATCGTGCGCGGCACGACGCTGAAGCAGAGCATCCTGCGCATCCTCTCCCGCACCAATCCCAAGCGCATCCTTGTCGTCTCCACGGCGCCGCAGATTCGCTATCCGGACTGTTATGGCATCGACATGAGCGAGCTGGGCAAGTTCATCGCCTTCCAGGCGGCCATTGCCCTGCTGCAGGACAACCTCCAGCACGATGTCATCGAGCGCACCTATGACCTCTGCCTCAAGGAAGTGAAGAAGCCTGCGGCCGAGCAGGTGAACCACGTGAAGGATATCTACAAGAACTTCACGAACGAGCAGATCTCCGCGAAGATCGCCGAGCTGGTGAGTCCCAAGGGGAACGGCTGGCACGGCGAGGTGAAGATTATTTACCAGAGCATCGAGAATCTTCATCTCGCTCTCGGTCCCAATGCCGGAGACTGGTACTTCTCCGGCGACTATCCCACTCCCGGGGGCAACGCCATCGCCAACGAGGCCTACATCCGCTACAAGCGCGGTCAGGGCGGGCGCCCCACTGATTTGTTTACCACGGAACCATGA
- a CDS encoding efflux RND transporter periplasmic adaptor subunit codes for MKTPLPPLCILLPALVLSACKPEAPQMQPPPPTAVTVAAPVKQKVKEWDEFTGRVDAAKSVVLYSQVTGYLMSIDFKDGSEVKKGTLLFQIDPRPFQAVLDQALAQHEQAKVKLELSRSEYDRASKLLDSKAISAEDYDTRSKAVREAEAGLRVTQAAVDKAKLDVEYTQIKAPMDGRLGRKLMDVGGLVVGGPMGATALTSIVSLDPIHCYIDADEMTVLRYQKLNRENKTASPRDDQIPCEMALGNDSGYPYKGVIDFVDNRLDPTTGTIQVRAVFENPLPERGQRALQPGYFARVRVPGGSDYEAFVVDDKAVQSDQAQKIVYVVNEQNIVMPRPIEVGPVINGKRVVRSGLTEKDRIIVNGMAKIGPGMPVNPITEEQAAKAQQTAQNGGAAPGTAAN; via the coding sequence ATGAAAACTCCCCTGCCCCCCCTCTGTATTCTCCTCCCCGCGCTGGTCCTGTCCGCCTGCAAGCCGGAAGCCCCCCAGATGCAGCCACCGCCTCCCACCGCCGTGACCGTCGCGGCACCGGTGAAGCAGAAGGTGAAGGAGTGGGACGAATTCACGGGGCGCGTCGATGCCGCGAAATCCGTGGTGCTCTACTCCCAGGTCACCGGCTACCTCATGAGCATCGACTTCAAGGACGGCTCCGAGGTGAAGAAAGGCACGCTGCTCTTCCAGATCGATCCGCGCCCCTTCCAAGCCGTGCTCGACCAGGCACTCGCCCAGCATGAACAGGCCAAGGTGAAACTCGAACTCTCTCGTTCCGAGTATGATCGCGCCTCCAAGCTCCTCGATTCCAAAGCCATCTCCGCGGAAGACTACGACACGCGCAGCAAGGCCGTGCGCGAGGCAGAGGCAGGCTTGCGCGTCACCCAGGCGGCAGTGGACAAGGCGAAACTGGATGTCGAATACACCCAGATAAAGGCACCCATGGATGGCCGGCTCGGCCGCAAGCTCATGGACGTGGGCGGCCTGGTGGTCGGCGGCCCCATGGGCGCGACCGCACTCACCAGCATCGTGAGCCTGGATCCCATCCACTGCTACATCGATGCGGATGAGATGACCGTCCTGCGCTACCAGAAGCTCAATCGCGAAAACAAGACCGCGAGCCCGAGGGATGACCAGATCCCCTGTGAGATGGCGCTCGGGAATGACAGCGGCTATCCCTACAAGGGCGTGATCGACTTCGTGGATAACCGGCTGGATCCCACCACCGGCACCATCCAGGTGCGCGCGGTGTTTGAGAATCCCCTTCCGGAGCGCGGGCAGCGTGCCCTGCAGCCGGGCTACTTCGCCCGTGTGCGTGTCCCCGGTGGCAGCGACTACGAGGCCTTCGTGGTCGACGACAAGGCAGTGCAGTCCGACCAGGCGCAGAAGATTGTCTACGTGGTGAACGAACAGAACATTGTGATGCCCCGCCCCATCGAAGTAGGCCCGGTGATCAATGGCAAGCGCGTGGTACGCAGTGGTCTCACTGAGAAAGACCGCATCATCGTCAATGGCATGGCAAAAATCGGACCGGGCATGCCCGTGAATCCAATAACCGAGGAACAAGCCGCCAAGGCGCAACAAACAGCGCAGAACGGCGGTGCTGCTCCCGGAACTGCAGCGAACTGA